One window of the Natrinema sp. CBA1119 genome contains the following:
- a CDS encoding DUF4870 domain-containing protein, which produces MASNTQDVDIEAERAADAVETESGLEPNIAGALSYLFGFITGLLFFVIEGDNRFVRFHAAQSMVVSGLFILSSIAVSVVGTIVTILFASLNSFIIGSIISLFLGLLWLGLAVGGFAIWAYLMVTSYRGETIRLPVVAGIADRLV; this is translated from the coding sequence ATGGCAAGTAATACACAAGACGTCGATATCGAGGCCGAACGCGCGGCGGACGCAGTAGAAACCGAATCGGGGCTCGAGCCGAACATCGCGGGGGCGCTCTCGTATCTGTTCGGGTTTATCACGGGGCTGCTCTTCTTCGTGATCGAAGGGGACAACCGGTTCGTGCGGTTTCACGCCGCCCAGAGCATGGTTGTTTCCGGCCTGTTCATACTGTCGTCTATCGCAGTGAGCGTCGTCGGGACTATCGTCACGATTCTGTTCGCCAGTCTGAACTCGTTCATCATCGGGAGCATCATCTCGTTGTTCCTCGGGTTGCTCTGGCTGGGACTCGCGGTCGGCGGGTTCGCGATCTGGGCCTATCTCATGGTCACGTCCTACCGGGGCGAGACGATCCGCCTGCCCGTCGTCGCTGGAATCGCAGACAGGCTGGTCTGA
- a CDS encoding bifunctional 2-polyprenyl-6-hydroxyphenol methylase/3-demethylubiquinol 3-O-methyltransferase UbiG gives MNSNEVRRQWAERTGEYSPEYYAYYGPDERSESILERLERFVDRDASVLELGCSSGRHLAHLYEHGFDDLTGIDVNGDAFDVMEETYPDLADAGTFYHDTIEGVVGDFDDDQFDVVYSVETLQHLHPDAEWVLEDICRITDDLLITVENEGEDDEQTDHPESADPDVSYVNDDFPLYHRDWNRVFTELGLLEVDVEVGKRDTVRAFRTSQE, from the coding sequence GTGAATTCTAACGAGGTCCGTCGCCAGTGGGCAGAGCGGACCGGAGAGTACTCCCCGGAGTATTACGCCTACTACGGCCCGGACGAGCGCAGCGAGTCGATTCTCGAGCGTCTCGAGCGCTTCGTCGACCGAGACGCGTCCGTCCTCGAACTCGGCTGTAGTTCGGGCCGACACCTCGCACACCTCTACGAGCACGGCTTCGACGACCTGACCGGGATCGACGTCAACGGCGACGCGTTCGACGTCATGGAGGAGACCTACCCGGATCTCGCCGACGCCGGCACGTTCTACCACGACACCATCGAAGGCGTCGTCGGCGACTTCGACGACGACCAGTTCGACGTCGTCTACTCGGTCGAGACGCTCCAGCACCTCCACCCGGACGCGGAGTGGGTCCTCGAGGACATCTGCCGGATCACCGACGACCTCCTCATCACGGTCGAAAACGAGGGCGAAGACGATGAGCAGACCGATCACCCGGAGTCGGCCGACCCCGACGTGAGCTACGTCAACGACGACTTCCCTCTCTACCACCGCGATTGGAACCGCGTGTTTACCGAGCTCGGGTTGCTCGAGGTCGACGTCGAGGTGGGCAAGCGAGATACCGTCCGAGCCTTCCGCACGTCGCAGGAGTAG
- a CDS encoding potassium channel family protein, which produces MPIELSPGGRDVREAVRFYLLDHRTPLGKAIDIALLVLNLVFVAVFVAETYPLSAELQSRLWRLEIAIAAVFLVEYILRLYGAANRLEEATDPYTVVDLIAILPTFLVVLLPGVAMVANVGFLRVVRVVRVLRFYRFTQDAEFFFGTISDNALRALKLLLTVLVLLFVSAGLFYSAEHVVNPDVSTFGDAFYYVVVALSTVGFGDIVPITTAGRWVTVAAILAGIIVIPWQASRIVREWSHRGKINVTCPNCGLSYHDHDASHCKACGHVIYQEHDSRE; this is translated from the coding sequence ATGCCGATCGAATTGTCGCCCGGCGGCCGCGACGTTCGGGAAGCCGTCCGGTTTTATCTCCTGGATCACCGGACGCCGCTGGGAAAGGCGATCGACATCGCGCTGTTGGTACTCAACCTCGTCTTCGTCGCCGTCTTCGTCGCGGAAACCTATCCGCTCTCCGCCGAGCTTCAGTCTCGACTCTGGCGACTCGAGATCGCGATCGCCGCCGTGTTTCTGGTGGAGTACATCCTCCGACTCTACGGTGCGGCGAATCGCCTCGAGGAGGCCACCGATCCCTACACCGTGGTCGACCTGATCGCGATTCTTCCGACGTTCCTCGTGGTGTTGCTGCCGGGCGTCGCGATGGTTGCCAACGTCGGCTTCCTGCGCGTGGTTCGGGTCGTCCGCGTCCTCCGGTTTTACCGGTTTACGCAGGATGCGGAGTTCTTCTTTGGGACGATTTCGGATAACGCCTTACGCGCGCTGAAGCTGTTGTTGACGGTGCTGGTGCTTCTTTTCGTCTCTGCTGGCCTGTTCTACAGCGCGGAACACGTTGTTAACCCCGACGTCAGTACGTTTGGTGACGCGTTCTACTACGTCGTGGTCGCGCTGTCGACCGTCGGATTCGGCGATATCGTCCCGATCACGACCGCAGGGCGGTGGGTCACGGTAGCTGCGATCCTGGCCGGTATCATCGTTATCCCCTGGCAGGCGAGCAGGATCGTCCGCGAGTGGAGCCACAGGGGGAAGATCAACGTCACGTGCCCGAACTGTGGACTCTCGTATCACGACCACGATGCGTCACACTGCAAGGCGTGTGGCCACGTCATCTATCAGGAACACGACTCGCGCGAGTAG
- a CDS encoding FAD-dependent oxidoreductase — protein MSGKYDLVIVGGGISGASLLYTTAKFTDIDSIALIEKESEIAAINSHHTNNSQTLHFGDIETNYTLEKAEEVKEGAELLAGYLENTDPDREMHAKRSKMVLGVGDEEVAELEQRYEDDGFGDLYPKLRPIDREEIGEIEPKVVEGRDPSQDMLALQTPDGYVVDYGETTKSFVAEAEAEANVDVFTGTEVTDITPTLEGYTIETDDGRFDCDATVVAAGSHSLQIAKELGYGQDKVLLPIAGSFFLADDLLNGKVYTLQMKKLPFAAVHGDADVHDSSITRFGPTAKLVPTLERGRITTVKDFLDVFGLNAAAFLSYANILSDRILLPYVLRNLVYDLPNVGRKQFLPHVQKVVPSVELEDIERAKGYGGVRPQIVDTKNKSLDMGEAKIVGDDVIFNITPSPGASTCLKNAMRDTNTVLEFLGDEYEFDEEAFREETIDNFPRGDDSDGPKAIKPSADD, from the coding sequence ATGTCTGGTAAATACGACCTCGTAATCGTCGGCGGTGGTATCAGTGGTGCATCACTTCTATACACGACTGCGAAGTTCACTGATATCGACTCGATCGCGCTGATCGAAAAGGAATCGGAGATCGCAGCGATCAACTCCCACCACACGAACAACTCACAGACCCTCCACTTCGGAGACATCGAGACGAACTACACGCTTGAGAAGGCCGAAGAGGTCAAAGAGGGAGCGGAACTCCTTGCGGGCTATCTGGAGAACACCGACCCCGACCGAGAGATGCACGCCAAGCGCAGCAAGATGGTGCTCGGCGTCGGTGACGAGGAGGTCGCGGAACTCGAGCAACGGTACGAGGACGACGGCTTCGGCGACCTCTACCCGAAGCTTCGACCGATCGATCGCGAGGAAATCGGCGAGATCGAGCCAAAAGTCGTCGAGGGCCGCGATCCCTCGCAGGACATGCTCGCGCTGCAGACGCCGGACGGCTACGTCGTCGATTACGGCGAGACGACGAAGTCGTTCGTCGCCGAGGCCGAGGCGGAGGCGAACGTCGACGTCTTCACCGGGACGGAAGTCACGGATATCACGCCGACGCTCGAGGGCTACACGATCGAGACGGACGACGGGCGCTTCGACTGTGACGCCACCGTCGTCGCGGCCGGCTCGCACAGCCTCCAGATCGCGAAGGAACTCGGCTACGGCCAGGACAAGGTCCTCCTCCCCATCGCCGGGAGCTTCTTCCTCGCGGACGACCTCCTGAACGGGAAGGTCTACACGCTCCAGATGAAGAAACTGCCCTTCGCCGCCGTCCACGGCGACGCGGACGTTCACGACTCGTCCATTACGCGATTCGGGCCGACCGCGAAGCTCGTCCCCACGCTCGAGCGCGGGCGCATCACGACCGTCAAAGACTTCCTCGACGTGTTCGGACTGAACGCGGCGGCGTTCCTGAGCTACGCCAACATCCTCTCGGATCGGATCCTCCTGCCGTACGTGCTTCGGAACCTCGTCTACGACCTCCCGAACGTCGGCCGGAAACAGTTCCTGCCCCACGTTCAGAAGGTCGTCCCGAGCGTCGAACTCGAGGACATCGAACGCGCCAAGGGCTACGGCGGCGTTCGCCCGCAGATCGTCGACACGAAGAACAAGTCCCTCGATATGGGCGAGGCCAAGATCGTCGGCGACGACGTCATCTTCAACATCACGCCGTCGCCGGGTGCCTCGACGTGTCTCAAGAACGCCATGCGGGACACGAACACGGTGCTCGAGTTCCTCGGCGACGAGTACGAGTTCGACGAGGAGGCGTTCCGCGAGGAGACGATCGACAACTTCCCGCGCGGCGACGACTCCGACGGGCCGAAGGCGATCAAACCCAGCGCCGACGACTGA
- a CDS encoding pyridoxamine 5'-phosphate oxidase family protein, whose protein sequence is MTDFRGAWTEDEVEEFLQEATIPIRIATRRPDGSPWVVTLWFRYRDGVLECATGANADVVSFLRRDPEVAFDISTNDIPYRGIRGNGTVELSSDSDKTVLRALIDRYLGGTGSPLAQRLLDDDRDEVRIRLEPRAVYSWDYSERMGKVTSEKSE, encoded by the coding sequence ATGACCGACTTCCGCGGAGCGTGGACCGAAGACGAGGTCGAGGAGTTCCTACAGGAGGCGACGATCCCGATCCGAATCGCCACCCGACGGCCGGACGGCTCGCCGTGGGTCGTCACGCTGTGGTTCCGCTATCGAGACGGCGTGCTCGAGTGTGCAACGGGGGCGAACGCGGACGTGGTGAGCTTCCTCCGACGTGATCCCGAAGTCGCCTTCGACATCTCGACCAACGACATCCCCTACCGCGGGATCAGGGGGAACGGAACCGTCGAGCTCTCGTCCGACAGCGACAAGACGGTCCTGCGAGCCCTCATCGATCGATACCTCGGCGGGACGGGGTCCCCGCTCGCACAGCGACTGCTCGACGACGACCGCGACGAGGTTCGTATCCGACTCGAGCCGCGAGCGGTCTACAGTTGGGACTATAGCGAACGGATGGGGAAAGTCACGAGCGAAAAGTCCGAATAA
- a CDS encoding LEA type 2 family protein: MVRRRTGIALLLAVVLLVATAAYGVLAVDRPQVESVDNEWGTVTNDRTEVETRIGVDNPLLLRVGDAAADVSYTVSMNDIEFATERENRVHLSGDESTVSVSTRLDNDELPEWWASHINRNETTTVRVQPDVVVDVAGIRLPADEWTRTRTVHTDLLEPLETNESQEFQAYGRTVLVVNETNAAWGNATANRTPIDASATVTNPTPIPVPITEIRYTVQLNGIVVGTGTAADRTVLGPDGTQSLEATAAIDNSRLDEWWVTHLRNDEASNLTVDFDATLEYGGVERTVPLDFISYERTFETDLLGAADSSANESAGNESAGNESASAMRPIDP; the protein is encoded by the coding sequence ATGGTTCGTCGGAGAACTGGAATCGCACTGCTCCTCGCAGTCGTCCTGCTCGTCGCAACCGCGGCCTACGGCGTCCTCGCGGTGGACCGGCCGCAGGTCGAATCGGTCGACAACGAGTGGGGGACCGTCACGAACGACCGGACCGAAGTCGAAACGCGGATCGGCGTCGACAATCCGCTGTTGCTCCGCGTCGGCGACGCCGCGGCGGACGTCTCCTATACGGTTTCGATGAACGACATCGAGTTCGCGACGGAGCGAGAAAATCGCGTCCACCTCAGTGGCGACGAGAGTACCGTCAGCGTCTCGACTCGGCTCGACAACGACGAGCTCCCCGAGTGGTGGGCCTCCCATATCAATCGCAACGAGACGACGACGGTGCGAGTCCAACCCGACGTCGTCGTCGACGTCGCCGGCATCCGCCTTCCGGCGGACGAGTGGACGCGCACTCGAACAGTCCACACGGACCTGCTCGAGCCGCTCGAAACGAACGAGAGTCAGGAGTTTCAGGCGTACGGTCGGACGGTACTGGTCGTCAACGAGACGAACGCGGCGTGGGGGAACGCTACCGCGAACCGAACGCCGATCGACGCGTCGGCAACGGTGACCAACCCGACGCCGATCCCGGTCCCGATCACGGAGATCAGGTACACGGTCCAGTTGAACGGAATCGTCGTCGGAACGGGTACCGCCGCCGACCGGACCGTGCTGGGGCCCGACGGGACGCAATCGCTCGAGGCGACTGCGGCCATCGATAACTCCAGACTCGACGAGTGGTGGGTCACGCACCTCCGGAACGACGAGGCGTCGAACCTGACCGTCGACTTCGACGCGACCCTCGAGTACGGCGGCGTCGAGCGCACGGTCCCGCTCGATTTCATCTCGTACGAACGGACGTTCGAGACGGACCTGCTCGGCGCGGCGGACTCGAGTGCGAACGAGTCGGCGGGGAACGAGTCTGCGGGGAACGAGTCGGCGAGTGCGATGAGACCGATCGATCCGTGA
- a CDS encoding alpha/beta hydrolase, whose translation MQHEVCNEAGDRDLVFVLGWGNRIEHENVRWLVDRLTEADYRVTVFQLPTVVTDFETEWVKPIADVVDELESYRLFTHSTGGLVAEYLEGAEHRVYLSPWWGFHADMRNPIVSLAMTLPLSRSILPTGGTDREMLGALATDRQLEDTPSRVAPTFLREAKRAQSHLPPFQFEETGVVFYTPDDAVVSAATIEERAPEANRIAYEGGHQLFDSPARDEHIETVLAALEDGPAALQ comes from the coding sequence ATGCAACACGAGGTGTGCAACGAGGCGGGCGACCGCGACCTCGTCTTCGTGCTGGGGTGGGGCAACAGGATCGAACACGAGAACGTCCGGTGGCTCGTCGACCGACTCACTGAGGCCGACTACCGCGTCACCGTCTTTCAGCTACCGACCGTCGTCACCGACTTCGAAACGGAATGGGTGAAACCGATCGCCGACGTCGTCGACGAACTCGAGTCGTACCGACTGTTCACCCACAGCACGGGCGGCCTCGTCGCCGAGTACCTCGAGGGGGCCGAGCACCGAGTCTACCTGAGTCCGTGGTGGGGGTTCCACGCGGACATGCGGAATCCGATCGTCTCGCTGGCGATGACGCTCCCCCTCTCGCGATCGATTCTCCCGACCGGGGGCACGGACCGGGAGATGCTGGGCGCGCTCGCCACCGACCGGCAACTCGAGGACACGCCGAGCCGCGTCGCGCCGACCTTCCTGCGGGAGGCGAAGCGCGCCCAGTCGCACCTGCCGCCGTTCCAGTTCGAGGAGACCGGCGTCGTCTTCTACACGCCCGACGACGCCGTCGTCAGCGCTGCGACGATCGAAGAGCGAGCGCCCGAGGCGAACCGAATCGCCTACGAGGGCGGCCATCAGCTGTTCGACTCGCCCGCGCGGGACGAGCACATCGAAACGGTCCTCGCGGCGCTTGAGGACGGCCCCGCGGCGCTGCAGTGA
- a CDS encoding GMC family oxidoreductase produces the protein MSGKGRSADYVIVGAGPAGCVLANRLSADADTEVLLLEAGTPDENREIGIPAAFSDLFQSGVDWNYHTEPQSELNDRELYWPRGKTLGGSSSINAMIYVRGQPADYDHWADLGNDGWGYEDVLPSFMRAEDNERGPSDYHSISGPRHVADLRSPNELSEAFVDAGRAGGLARNEDFNAGEQDGVGFYQVTQEDGRRHSAADAYLKPALDRPNLTAVTGARVTRVRFDGTTAVGVEYARDDADGSPATVDATEEVILSAGAVNSPHLLMLSGVGPADHLAEHGISVVEALPGVGRNLQDHLQVGVNYECEQSISLADADSIRNLLTFLVLKQGPLTSNIAEAGGFATVAEDADRPDIQFHFAPSYFVDHGFDNPDGHGFSLGALRLRPDSRGRIALESADPFDEPAIDPRYLTEGDDLEVLLEGVKLVREILQAEPFDEYRGAEVLPGSDVQSDEELIEHIRETAETLYHPVGTCKMGDDDMAVVDDRLRVRGIEGLRVVDASVMPTITSGNTDAPTTMIAEKAADFVRSGA, from the coding sequence ATGTCAGGGAAAGGACGGTCCGCCGATTACGTGATCGTCGGCGCGGGGCCGGCGGGGTGTGTGCTCGCGAACAGGCTGTCGGCCGACGCCGACACCGAGGTACTGCTGCTCGAGGCCGGGACGCCGGACGAGAACCGCGAGATCGGCATTCCGGCGGCGTTCTCGGACCTGTTCCAATCGGGGGTCGACTGGAACTATCACACCGAACCGCAGTCGGAACTCAACGACCGGGAGCTCTACTGGCCCCGCGGGAAGACCCTCGGCGGCTCGAGTTCGATCAACGCGATGATCTACGTGCGCGGCCAGCCCGCGGACTACGATCACTGGGCGGATCTGGGGAACGACGGCTGGGGGTACGAGGATGTCCTCCCCTCTTTCATGCGGGCCGAAGACAATGAGCGCGGCCCTTCGGATTACCACTCGATCAGCGGGCCGCGTCACGTCGCCGACCTCCGGTCGCCGAACGAACTCAGCGAGGCGTTCGTCGATGCCGGACGGGCGGGCGGCCTGGCCCGCAACGAGGACTTCAATGCCGGCGAGCAGGACGGGGTCGGCTTCTACCAGGTCACCCAGGAGGACGGCCGTCGCCACAGTGCCGCCGACGCGTACCTGAAACCGGCGCTGGATCGGCCGAACCTGACCGCGGTGACGGGCGCGCGGGTGACGCGGGTCCGCTTCGACGGGACGACGGCGGTCGGCGTGGAGTACGCTCGAGACGATGCCGACGGGAGTCCCGCGACGGTCGATGCGACCGAGGAAGTCATCCTCTCGGCCGGTGCCGTCAACTCGCCTCACCTGCTCATGCTCTCCGGCGTCGGCCCGGCGGACCACCTCGCGGAACACGGTATTTCCGTCGTCGAAGCGCTTCCCGGCGTCGGCCGAAATCTCCAGGATCACCTGCAGGTCGGTGTCAACTACGAGTGCGAACAATCGATCAGTCTCGCCGACGCGGACTCGATCCGGAACCTCCTCACGTTCTTGGTGCTGAAGCAGGGACCGCTGACCTCGAACATCGCCGAAGCCGGCGGCTTCGCGACCGTCGCCGAGGACGCCGACCGGCCCGATATCCAGTTTCACTTCGCCCCGTCGTACTTCGTCGATCACGGGTTCGACAACCCCGACGGGCACGGCTTCTCTCTGGGCGCGCTCCGGCTCCGTCCCGACAGCCGCGGCCGGATCGCGCTCGAGTCCGCCGACCCCTTCGACGAACCGGCCATCGATCCGCGGTATCTGACCGAGGGCGACGATCTCGAGGTGCTGCTCGAGGGGGTCAAACTGGTCCGGGAGATCCTGCAGGCGGAGCCGTTCGACGAGTATCGCGGGGCGGAGGTCCTCCCCGGCTCCGATGTGCAAAGTGACGAGGAACTGATCGAGCACATCCGCGAGACGGCCGAGACGCTGTACCATCCCGTCGGCACCTGCAAGATGGGCGATGACGACATGGCCGTCGTCGACGACCGGCTCCGGGTCCGCGGGATCGAGGGGCTACGCGTCGTCGACGCCTCGGTGATGCCGACGATCACGAGCGGCAACACGGACGCGCCGACGACGATGATCGCCGAGAAGGCGGCCGATTTCGTTCGGAGCGGTGCCTGA
- a CDS encoding AIM24 family protein → MNVDEFVSANEPKDGGETFQLENGKLLDVDLDGSVTAKAGSMIAYDGDISFKGKSSAEGGITGFLKEKATSEGTPVMEATGTGHLYLADREKKIQLLELDAGQSISVNGNDVLAFESSVNYEIRTVKSIAGFSAGGMTNVFLEGPGSVAITTHGEPLVLTPPVRTDPSATVAWSGTTPSSHVDSALSNMIGQSSDETYQLEFTGSEGFVVVQPYEERTPQQ, encoded by the coding sequence ATGAACGTCGATGAATTCGTCAGCGCGAACGAACCGAAAGACGGCGGCGAGACCTTCCAGCTCGAGAACGGCAAGCTACTGGACGTCGACCTCGACGGTTCGGTAACTGCCAAGGCCGGATCGATGATCGCGTACGACGGGGACATCTCATTCAAGGGGAAGTCCTCCGCCGAAGGCGGAATCACCGGATTCCTCAAGGAGAAAGCCACGAGCGAGGGAACGCCCGTGATGGAGGCAACCGGTACGGGGCATCTCTATCTGGCGGATCGGGAAAAGAAGATCCAGCTCCTCGAACTCGACGCCGGCCAGTCGATCTCGGTCAACGGGAACGACGTGCTCGCGTTCGAGTCGAGCGTGAACTACGAGATTCGGACCGTCAAGAGCATCGCCGGCTTCTCGGCCGGCGGCATGACCAACGTCTTCCTCGAGGGTCCCGGCAGCGTCGCGATCACGACCCACGGCGAACCGCTGGTCCTGACACCTCCCGTCAGGACCGATCCCAGTGCGACCGTCGCCTGGAGCGGGACCACTCCCAGTAGTCACGTCGACAGCGCCCTCTCGAACATGATCGGGCAGTCCTCGGACGAGACCTACCAGCTCGAGTTCACCGGCTCGGAGGGATTCGTCGTCGTCCAGCCCTACGAGGAACGGACACCACAGCAGTAG
- a CDS encoding sodium:calcium antiporter — protein sequence MRRRALGAISAAVALTLPWVAVVVATDLLPWLATVLGFEYRAPAALRTLSTLATVTVTGLTVLGSAFLLAWAAETAEKDVPRAFAIAVLAVLAVAPEYAVDALYAWNAGVFAGTERGVEAGNLAVANMTGANRILIGIGWAGVALFTIFRRGSSADPAVENRPGFLTDVVILDREIGLEIVFLLIATLWAFLVPLNGGIDVFDMLFLVGLYVSYIAVILRGEVEPDMDHVGVPAYLQGFSRPGRIATVLVLFAYSGVMIFTAVEPFAHGLESLGESVGIPSFFMIQWIAPLASEAPELIVVVYLVNKARSTAGFNALISSKLNQWTLLIGTLVVVHSLALGRYGVLAFDFKQSAEIWLTAAQSFFAVSLLVRFEISVGEALTLLVLFLSQVLLEFIIIRDYATLPVSSTELLLVYSAIYIVLGTVLFVSRRRAFGRLIQRTAGTVGDAMPIGGDRPQSVDD from the coding sequence ATGAGACGACGAGCGCTCGGCGCGATTTCGGCCGCGGTCGCACTGACACTCCCCTGGGTCGCCGTGGTGGTGGCCACCGATCTCCTCCCCTGGCTCGCGACGGTCCTCGGGTTCGAGTATCGAGCGCCGGCTGCGCTCCGAACGCTCTCGACGCTCGCCACGGTGACCGTGACCGGACTCACCGTCCTCGGTTCGGCGTTCCTCCTCGCGTGGGCCGCTGAAACCGCCGAAAAGGACGTGCCACGAGCGTTCGCCATCGCGGTCCTCGCCGTGTTGGCGGTCGCGCCCGAATACGCCGTCGACGCGCTCTACGCGTGGAACGCGGGCGTGTTCGCGGGAACCGAACGAGGAGTCGAGGCCGGCAATCTGGCGGTCGCCAACATGACCGGCGCGAACCGGATCCTCATCGGAATCGGCTGGGCCGGCGTCGCCCTCTTTACGATCTTCCGCCGGGGGTCGTCGGCCGATCCCGCCGTCGAGAACCGTCCCGGCTTCCTCACTGACGTCGTCATCCTCGACCGAGAGATCGGCCTCGAGATCGTATTCCTCCTCATCGCGACGCTCTGGGCGTTCCTCGTCCCGCTCAACGGCGGAATCGACGTCTTCGACATGTTGTTTCTGGTCGGCCTCTACGTCAGCTACATCGCGGTCATCCTCCGCGGCGAGGTCGAACCGGACATGGACCACGTCGGCGTGCCGGCGTACCTTCAGGGCTTCTCGAGACCGGGCCGAATCGCGACCGTCCTCGTGCTCTTCGCCTACTCCGGCGTGATGATCTTTACCGCCGTCGAGCCCTTCGCACACGGGCTCGAGTCCCTCGGTGAGAGCGTCGGTATCCCCTCCTTTTTCATGATCCAGTGGATCGCACCACTGGCCTCCGAAGCGCCGGAGCTCATCGTCGTCGTCTACCTGGTGAACAAGGCGCGCTCGACCGCGGGCTTTAACGCGCTCATCTCGTCGAAGCTCAACCAGTGGACGCTGCTCATCGGGACCCTCGTCGTCGTTCACTCACTCGCGTTGGGTCGCTACGGCGTGCTCGCCTTCGACTTCAAGCAGTCCGCGGAGATCTGGTTGACCGCCGCCCAGTCATTTTTCGCCGTCTCGCTGCTAGTCCGGTTCGAAATCTCGGTCGGAGAAGCGCTCACCCTGCTCGTCTTGTTCCTCTCGCAGGTCCTCCTCGAGTTCATCATCATCAGAGATTACGCGACGCTGCCGGTCTCGAGCACAGAGTTGTTGCTCGTCTACAGCGCGATCTACATCGTCCTCGGGACAGTACTGTTCGTCAGCCGGCGCCGGGCGTTCGGCCGTCTCATCCAGCGGACGGCGGGGACCGTCGGCGACGCGATGCCGATTGGCGGAGATCGACCACAAAGCGTCGACGACTGA
- a CDS encoding DUF2391 family protein: MKLRRPRRPQDFRLADSAQQVVGGFLLAGPFVVTEEVWTLAGNMHDLQALAIVAIVFTIGYAALYKADTTRDADDEQEVAGIPIRFISLMLVTFGSVTILALLFGAPETFLKPETNGEFAEVTFKAVAVGSVFSVIGAATADSIFAK, encoded by the coding sequence ATGAAGCTTCGCCGGCCGCGCCGTCCGCAGGACTTCCGGCTCGCGGACTCGGCCCAGCAGGTCGTCGGCGGGTTCTTGCTCGCCGGTCCGTTCGTGGTCACCGAAGAGGTCTGGACGCTCGCGGGGAACATGCACGACCTGCAGGCGCTGGCGATCGTTGCTATCGTCTTCACTATCGGCTACGCGGCGCTGTACAAGGCGGACACGACCAGAGACGCGGACGACGAACAGGAAGTCGCCGGGATCCCGATCCGTTTCATCTCGCTGATGCTGGTCACCTTCGGGTCGGTCACCATCCTCGCGCTCCTGTTCGGCGCTCCCGAGACGTTCCTCAAGCCCGAGACGAACGGCGAGTTCGCCGAGGTCACGTTTAAAGCCGTGGCCGTGGGCTCGGTCTTCAGCGTCATCGGCGCGGCGACGGCCGACAGCATTTTTGCGAAGTAA
- a CDS encoding GNAT family N-acetyltransferase, with protein sequence MEIREPKPDEAERVREVADSSMTSSFRLSPQQIDGITDGQFADEAIVEKIGDEDTLLRLVETGEGIDGTTIAGFVEGRLEDEWGEVNWLFVDPEHRGKGIGTELYETATEALRDRGADHVCVTVLEANTEGHQFVERFGLEHDGDRRIEVAGESLVKYVYTDSDIDVELPTESRADESGDEEEAEDESGAEDAEADEFPETGTKNGHLSATSDDGKTVYIARDEEESGTAASFYVTYEDEAHEEQYGYYCANCGSLDVSMDNMERLECRDCGNSHAERSKESYDDSHL encoded by the coding sequence ATGGAAATTCGGGAACCGAAACCCGACGAGGCCGAGCGGGTTCGCGAGGTCGCGGACAGTTCGATGACGAGTTCGTTCAGGCTCAGTCCACAGCAGATCGACGGGATTACCGACGGTCAGTTCGCCGACGAGGCCATCGTCGAGAAGATCGGCGACGAGGACACCCTGCTTCGCCTCGTCGAAACCGGCGAGGGGATCGACGGCACGACCATCGCTGGCTTCGTCGAGGGCCGCCTCGAGGACGAGTGGGGCGAAGTGAACTGGCTGTTCGTCGACCCCGAGCACCGAGGCAAGGGTATCGGAACGGAGCTGTACGAGACCGCGACCGAGGCCCTCCGCGACCGCGGTGCCGACCACGTCTGCGTGACCGTCCTCGAGGCCAACACCGAGGGCCACCAGTTCGTCGAACGGTTCGGCCTCGAGCACGACGGCGACCGCCGTATCGAGGTCGCCGGCGAGTCCCTGGTAAAGTACGTGTACACGGATTCGGATATCGACGTGGAGCTCCCGACGGAGTCGCGGGCGGATGAATCGGGTGACGAGGAGGAGGCGGAAGACGAATCGGGTGCGGAGGACGCGGAGGCGGACGAATTCCCCGAAACGGGGACGAAAAACGGTCATCTGTCGGCGACGAGCGACGACGGGAAAACGGTGTACATCGCTCGCGACGAGGAGGAGTCTGGCACTGCGGCGTCATTTTACGTCACCTACGAGGACGAGGCCCACGAGGAACAGTACGGCTACTACTGTGCGAACTGCGGCTCGCTCGACGTCTCGATGGACAACATGGAACGGCTCGAGTGTCGCGACTGCGGGAACTCCCACGCGGAGCGATCCAAAGAGTCGTACGACGACTCACACCTCTGA